One window of Polyangiaceae bacterium genomic DNA carries:
- a CDS encoding PIN domain-containing protein: MVVLDANVLFPFSLRDTLLRAAAAGFYQVRWSAQILDEMTRNLVSSGAMPADKAKRLRAIMEREFPEAEVAGHEHLIAAMKNHEKDRHVAAAAVKSSAQVITTSNLKDFGDLPEGIEAQSPDIFLGNLFDLDPESFIELLREQASDLINPPMIFEELLARLARVVPDLVAAVRDHVGAA; encoded by the coding sequence ATCGTCGTTCTGGACGCGAACGTCCTGTTCCCGTTCTCGCTGCGGGATACGCTTTTGCGCGCAGCGGCTGCGGGCTTCTACCAGGTGCGATGGTCGGCGCAGATCCTGGACGAGATGACCCGGAACCTCGTCTCCTCCGGCGCCATGCCGGCGGACAAGGCCAAGCGGCTCCGCGCGATCATGGAGCGCGAGTTCCCGGAGGCTGAGGTTGCCGGCCACGAGCACCTCATCGCCGCGATGAAGAACCACGAGAAGGATCGCCACGTCGCAGCCGCCGCGGTGAAGTCGAGCGCGCAGGTCATCACGACGTCGAACCTGAAGGACTTCGGCGACCTGCCCGAAGGGATCGAAGCGCAGTCGCCGGACATCTTCCTCGGCAACCTGTTCGACCTCGACCCCGAGAGCTTCATCGAACTCCTTCGCGAGCAGGCGTCGGATCTCATCAATCCTCCGATGATCTTCGAGGAACTGCTCGCCCGCCTCGCCCGCGTAGTTCCCGATCTGGTCGCCGCGGTCCGCGACCACGTCGGCGCTGCATGA